One Mercenaria mercenaria strain notata chromosome 12, MADL_Memer_1, whole genome shotgun sequence DNA segment encodes these proteins:
- the LOC123534113 gene encoding complement component 1 Q subcomponent-binding protein, mitochondrial-like, whose amino-acid sequence MASVLRQPVLALTSKFLQISPKTVVVPVFKALTAPQIAARGLSQTLTLNRHLWCATSTSSIFNKTTHANKQGKLCSCCSLHTEGDEKLATFLEKEIKDEQRTVQTATTVEGWDVKTDGTGVILTKKFNDEIIKVEFDVNDSVDSEQPIYEEEQAEVPELVSKPQFEVEIEKKSGRKLRFFCQFSSPEPQFADDQGTAPQENIEDQFSIVEVRLGDDVKSGDVDKFYAHSADVMDGTLYDLLMDMLDERGVDDDFINNMVAFATAYEYKLYLKFLEDLKSVISEK is encoded by the exons ATGGCAAGTGTTTTACGACAGCCAGTGTTGGCACTCACATCTAAATTCTTACAAATATCCCCAAAGACTGTTGTAGTGCCAGTTTTTAAAGCATTGACTGCACCTCAAATTGCCGCACGTGGTTTGAGTCAAACTTTGACATTGAACAGACACCTTTGGTGTGCAACATCCACAAGCAGTATATTCAACAAAACCACACATGCAAACAAGCAAGGAAAGCTATGCAGTTGCTGTTCACTACACACAGAAG GTGATGAAAAATTAGCAACATTTCTGGAGAAGGAGATTAAAGATGAACAAAGAACTGTACAGACTGCCACAACAGTTGAAGGCTGGGATGTGAAGACAGATGGAACTGGTGTTATACttacaaaaaaatttaatgacgaGAT AATCAAGGTAGAGTTTGATGTAAATGATAGTGTAGATAGTGAGCAACCTATTTATGAAGAAGAACAAGCGGAAGTCCCAGAA CTTGTATCAAAGCCACAATTTGAAGTTGAGATAGAAAAGAAATCTGGGAGAAAACTGAGATTTTTCTGTCAGTTTTCATCACCAGAACCTCAGTTTGCTGATGACCAGGGAACTGCTCCACAGGAAAATATTG AGGATCAGTTCAGCATAGTTGAAGTGCGGCTTGGAGATGATGTCAAATCAGGAGACGTTGACAAATTTTATGCCCACAGTGCTGATGTCATGGATGGG acACTGTACGACTTGTTGATGGATATGCTAGATGAACGTGGTGTTGACGACGATTTTATCAACAACATGGTCGCTTTTGCTACAGCCTACGAGTACAAGCTCTACCTTAAATTCCTTGAAGATTTGAAATCGGTCATCAGCgaaaaataa